The Nicotiana tomentosiformis chromosome 9, ASM39032v3, whole genome shotgun sequence genome contains the following window.
cctattgccAAGCTACATCGGTcctttttccattgaaaggcgcatcgggaaatccacataccagctgaacacaccagcctggtggaaaatccatccagtcttccatgtcagccgcctcaggccacttcagaaatgcatggaagatcattcagaaagacatctcacagcaccgaggggaacagacctcccagccatcaagagcctgaccaaccatcatcatcctgcaggtaaggctccgaggacgtcgccaactcaggtgggggagaatgtcatgggctgctttccatcatcgacccatgactcCTTGGACGCGCCCtgtggcgtcccggcaagcctcccaacgcctagtgccacggtcggccccgtggtctcggcagtgccaagtgacaagcgagcatgcgcctctaTCGCCCTaccgataatcaatgccagcgcccagcggctggccaatgccatcagtgtcgcacgcaccgacaatgccgcgcgcacaaaTCATCCTGTTGCCATCAGCGCCACACAcccagacagtgccccgcgcgcagacccaatgccaagcaccagcgcccagccgctggcagatccaaatagtgccgcgcgcgcccacagcaatgcgcgcgcagaccctgctgctcaagacaaagttgctgccatcggacttgcttccatagaagactaagtccttttcattgtaattatagagtagttttacttcattcattttcagtgtgcttctacagctttcttaggtcaactcatgtaactttggtttatttttttaagcattattaagggggaccaaagcattcaaacattcaagcattcaaacaattctctgtactggtgtctctcccccgacaccgcatttcatcttgtaatagctttcatcatcatcaatacaatcatcagctttcatcatcaattgctcattttccgctgctcaattgctcacgacattggtttttccgtactgcactgacaatctagtctagcgtacgacGAGGGCCTCAGTTGGcacatagcaaccgcactgacatcggttgcttagccttacgtcgcccttccaaggaacctcaggaaggcgccgcgtaacagtaagTATGAACAAATTCAGACTGTGAAACTGCAAATGGCTCATTAAATCAGTTATAGTTTGTTTGATGGTATCTACTACTCGGATAACCGTAGTAATTCTAGAGCTAATACGTGCAACAAACCCCGACTTTTGGAAGGGATGCATTTATTAGATAAAAGGTCGACGCGGGCTCTGCCCGTTGCTGCGATGATTCATGATAACTCAACGGATCGCACGGCCATCGTGCCGGCGACGCATCATTCAAATTTTTGCCCTATCAACTTTCGATGGTAGGATAGTGGCCTACCATGGTGGTGACGGGTGACGGAGAATTAGGGTTCGATTCCGGAGAGGAAGCCTGAGAAACGGCTACCACATCCAAGGAAGGTAGCAGGCGCACAAATTACCCAATCCTGACACGGGGAGGTAgtgacaataaataacaataccgGGCTCTATGAGTCTGGTAATTGGAATGAGTACAATCTAAATCCCTTAACGAGGATCCATTGGAGGGCAAGTCTGGTGCCAGCAGCCACGGTAATTCCAGCTCCAATAGCGTATATTTAAGTTGTTGCAGTTAAAAAGCTCGTAGTTGGACTTTGGGATGGGCCGGCCGGTCCGCCTTAGGTGTGCACCGGTCGTCTCGTCCCTTCTGCCGGTAATGCGCTCCTGGCCTTAATTGGCCGGGTCGTGCCTCCGGCGCTGTTACTTTGAAGAAATTAGAGTGCTCAAAGCAAGTCTACACTCTGTATACATTAGCATGGGATAACATTATAGGATTTCAGTCCTATTACGTTGGCCTTCGGGATCGGAGTAATGATTAACAGGGACAGTCGGGGGCATTCGTATTTCATAGTCAGAGGTGAAATTCTTGGATTTATGAAAGACGAACAACTGCGAAAGCATTTGCCAAGGATGTTTTCATTAATCAAGAACGAAAGTTGGGGGCTCGAAGACGATCAGATACCGTCCTAGTCTCAACCATAAACGATGCCGACCAGGGATCGGCGGATGTTGCTTTTAGGACTCCGCCGGCACCTTATGAGAAATCAAAGTTTTTGGGTTCCGGGGGGAGTATGGTCGCAAGGCTGAAACTTAAAGGAATTGACGGAAGGGCACCACCAGGAGTGGAGCCTGCGGCTTAATTTGACTCAACACGGGGAAACTTACCAGGTCCAGACATAGTAAGGATTGACAGACTGAGAGCTCTTTCTTGATTCTATGGGTGGTGGTGCATGGCCGTTCTTAGTTGGTGGAGCGATTTGTCTGGTTAATTCCGTTAACGAACGAGACCTCAGCCTGCTAACTAGCTATGCGGAGGTATCCCTTCGCGGCCAGCTTCTTAGAGGGACTACGGCCTTTTAGGCCGCGGAAGTTTGAGGCAATAACAGGTCTGTGATGCCCTTAGATGTTCTGGGCCGCACGCGCGCTACACTGATGTATTCAACGAGTTTATAGCCTTGGCCGACAGGCCCGGGTAATCTTTGAAATTTCATCGTGATGGGGATAGATCATTGCAATTGTTGGTCTTCAACGAGGAATTCCTAGTAAGCGCGAGTCATCAGCTCGCGTTGACTACGTCCCTGCCCTTTGTACACACCGCCCGTCGCTCCTACCGATTGAATGATCCGGTGAAATGTTCGGATCGCGGCGACGTGGGCGGTTCGCTGCCCGCGACGTCGCGAGAAGTCCATTGAACCTTATCATTTAGAGGAAGGAGAAGTCGTAACAAGGTTTCCGTAGGTGAACCTGCGGAAGGATCATTGTCGAAACCTGCAAGGCAGAACGACCCGCGAACTTGTTTAAAAACCGGGGAGCGGTGCGGCCGGGGCGCTTCGGCCTCCGTCCGCGCGGCTCTCTCCCTATCCCCGGCGCGCTCGCTCGCGTGCGTGACGGGTGATTAACGAACCCCGGCGCGGAAAGCGCCAAGGAATACTAAATTGAAAGCCTGCCTCTCGCGCCCCGTTCGCGGTGCGCGCGGGGGACTTGTGCTtcttttgaaacacaaacgactcTCGGCAACGGATATCTCGGCTCTCGCATCGATGAAGAACGTAGCGAAATGCGATACTTGGTGTGAATTGCAGAATCCCGTGAACCATCGAGTCTTTGAACGCAAGTTGCGCCCGAAGCCATTAGGCCGAGGGCACGTCTGCCTGGGCGTCACGCATCGCGTCGCCCCCGCACTCCGCGCCCAGAATCATGGACGCGGTGGTGTCGCGGGGCGGATACTGGCCTCCCGTGCGCCCCGAGCACGCGGTTGGCCTAAATGCGAGTCCACGGCGACGGACGTCACGACAAGTGGTGGTTGAAACTCAACTCTCGTAATGTCGCGGCTCCGGCCCGTCGCACGTTTGGGCTCCACGACCCTTGTTGCGCTTAGGCGCTCCGACCGCGACCCCAGGTCAGGCGGGACTACCCGCTGAGTTTAAGCATATCAATAAGCGGAGGAAAAGaaacttacaaggattcccctagTAACGGCGAGCGAACCGGGAACAGCCCAGCCTTAGAATCGGGCGGCTCCGCCGTTCGAATTGTAGTCTGGAGAAGCGTCCTCAGCGGCGGACCGGGCCCAAGTCCCCTGGAAGGGGGCGCCAGAGAGGGTGAGAGCCCCGTTGTGCCCGGACCCTGTCGCACCACGAGGCGCTGTCTACGAGTCGGGTTGTTTGGGAATGCAGCCCAAATCGGGCGGTGAATTCCGTCCAAGGCTAAATACGGGCGAGAGACCGATAGCGAACAAGTACCGCGAGGGAAAGATGAAAAGGACTTTGAAAAGAGAGTCAAAGAGTGCTTGAAATTGTCGGGAGGGAAGCGGATGGGGGCCGGCGATGCGCCCCGGTCGGATGTGGAACGGTGACGAGCCGGTCCGCCGATCGACTCGGGGCGTGGACCAGCGTGGATTGGGGGGGCGGCCAAAGCCCGGGCTTTCGATACGCCCGTGGAACGCCGTCTCCTTGATTGTGGTAGGCAGCGCGCGCCTCCGGCGTGCTTCGGCATCTGCGCGCTCCGGACGCTGGCCTGTGGGCTCCCCATTCGACCCGTCTTGAAACACGGACCAAGGAGTCTGACATGTGTGCGAGTCAACGGGCGAGTAAACCCGTAAGGCGTAAGGAAGCTGATTGGTGGGATCCCCCTGAGGGGTGCACCGCCGACCGACCTTGATCTTCTGTGAAGGGTTCGAGTGTGAGCATACCTGTCGGGACCCGAAAGATGGTGAACTATGCCTGAGCGGGGCGAAGCCAGAGGAAACTCTGGTGGAGGCCCGCAGCGATACTGACGTGCAAATCGTTCGTCTGACTTGGGTATAGGGGCGAAAGACTAATCGAACCGTCTAGTAGCTGGTTCCCTCCGAAGTTTCCCTCAGGATAGCTGGAGCTCGCGTGCGAGTTCTATCGGGTAAAGCCAATGATTAGAGGCATCGGGGGCGCAACGCCCTCGACCTATTCTCAAACTTTAAATAGGTAGGACGGTGCGGCTGCTTTGTTGAGCCGCACCACGGAATCAAGAGCTCCAAGTGGGCCATTTTTGGTAAGCAGAACTGGCGATGCGGGATGAACCGGAAGCCGGGTTACGGTGCCAAACTGCGCGCTAACCTAGATCCCACAAAGGGTGTTGGTCGATTAAGACAGCAGGACGGTGGTCATGGAAGTCGAAATCCGCTAAGGAGTGTGTAACAACTCACCTGCCGAATCAACTAGCCCCGAAAATGGATGGCGCTTAAGCGCGCGACCTACACCCGGCCGTCGGGGCAAGTGCCAGGCCCCGATGAGTAGGAGGGCGCGGCGGTCGCTGCAAAACCTTGGGCGCGAGCCTGGGCGGAGCGGCCGTCGGTGCAGATCTTGGTGGTAGTAGCAAATATTCAAATGAGAACTTTGAAGGCCGAAGAGGGGAAAGGTTCCATGTGAACGGCACTTGCACATGGGTTAGTCGATCCTAAGGGTCGGGGGAACCCCGACAGATAGCGCGTTTCGCGCGTACTCCGAAAGGGAGGGCTTAACCAGCgtatttctcgaacgtaggatGATGCGAACTTCCTTAGGATATATTTGATCTCCATGAAAAGGAAGAACATCCGTTGATCACTTCGGCGACTTTGAGAAAGACAatatttgatctctttgtgaatATTCCATGTAATTTTATGGAATTTCGAGATATTTTCAAAGGAAATATGTTGTCCCTTTTATAGGTGTAGCTACCCTCCAAGCTAGGGTTCAGGTAGATTAGCCTCCAAGTTAGGGTTTCAGATAGAATAGCCTCCAAAAAAATCTCGATGGACTCTACTTGTAGTATCTTAAATTTAGAATTTTGCACAAATTTTATATGGATTTGATCTGATAAAAATTTAATGTCTACACGGACTACTGAGAAATTGCCAAATAGACAAAATGATTATATGTCTAAAGTAGAAAATCTGTCTCTAATCTGTCACAAGTTGGGAAAAGTTAAGAAAATCCGTCTCTAATTGCGATGGATATATCCTCTCTTCAAAAGTAAGTTTTTAATGTGATGTTAGACATTGAACAGAAATTCTGTCACATAATGCTTTTAGTCCATCACTAATAAGAGGAATATTCCGcatttaaatttaatttttaagatttttatctttaaattcattttatttttataattatggGAACATATCTactaaatattataattttaaataatttttatacattcTTTTTAAAACTCCTCCTAAATTAGAAGATAAACTTTAatacataaatttatattttgcgTTGAAAGTTGTGAGTTCAATTGAATTCAGTGTCAAAAAGTTAGATCCTCCGCTATCACTAATGTACCACTAGTATTGTGCCATGAATTACTCTGGCAACATTAATTTATGAGTTATTCTAATTTGACTAAATACAGATTTTACGATAAGAATTAAAGTCGAACTCAAGCTGTCGCAATTTCTACCAGATTATGCATTTAATGAAATACAAACTATTTCAATTCACGTAAAAATTTGTCCACTTAGTCAAACTAGAGTACTCATAGCAATTCAATGGCGGCACGTTAGTGGTGCGCAGAAAGAACATCCACTGGTCCACATTGCATGTTAATCGTACTTAATTAATACACATTATCACTTTAATTTTAGCAATAAATTATAATGTGAGCAATTTATTTTTTCTGGTGATACATTTGTAAGAGCATTCAGTGTATTATCTAACATTGAAAACGTTGAAAACGTATCCATAACACTACAGAGAATCTTCCGAAGCCAAAGCCTGTAGTTCCCAAAAAATTAAAGGATTACTAAAAATTAATTATAACTAAGTCTTTTTTCAACCATATGCGGCTAACTTGTCACAAATCATTCGATAATCATATAATTCTAGATCTTATACTGAATTCTTTGTAGATTTGGTTGAGGTAATTATGAATACAAAATTGCAATTACTTCatgaatttttatgattcagGTCTTTCTATTGTTTTTAGTTTTTTCGATTATTTGTTTTTTCAAACGCTCTTTGGGTAAGCAAAAGTTTGCATctcaaaatattagaaaataaacttcaaatgaaaatataaaaaagttttattaatttaaagCTTCTTATTTAGTGTAAGACCACTTTTTTCATAGAGCCAACTCTGTAGGGGGGCAATATTGGAATTTCAGTGGACAAATTTCAGTAGCACCCTTCTATAAATAGGTTATAGATTAGTTGGATTTTACCAAGCGAAGAGTGCTATCACACAAAAAAAGACATACAAAAAGATCaagagagagaaaagaaaaaggaaaaaaaatgaagGTTGTTGAAGTTCTTCACATGAATGGAGGAATTGGAGACATTAGCTATGCAAAAAATTCCTTGGTTCAGGTAACATGAATTGTTCATCGCATGGAAATACTTTAATTTCTTGAATTTTACGAGAAATTTTTTTTCTTGAATTTCAGAATCTAACTTATATATACTACTAGTGGAATTAGCTTATTAATGTAATTTAATACTATATTGTATAAATTATCATGTTGTAGCCTGTTGCTTTCCTTATTTTTCAGTTAGAAAATGCTCATAAGTTGGAAGTGCTTAACTTTTATATATTGATTGTGTAATTTTTTATACTAGTAACCTAATAGAATGAAACATAACTACAGTAATTGTATAGAGATGAAATTACTAACCTAGAAAATACGGTAGATAACTTGCTACGGCCAATTTAAAAATACAGCTATTACAAAAATTGTTTACGTTATATAAATTAATTCAATTTGGAGTTACAAATTCCTTctaatcttttctttttttcatgAACAGCAAAAGGTAATTCTCATGACAAAGCCAATAACAGAGCAAGCCATAACTGATCTCTACTGCAGTCTCTTCCCACAAAACTTATGCATTGCGGATTTGGGTTGTTCCTCTGGAGCGAACACTTTCATAGTGGTATCAGAGCTCATTAAAATCGTCGAAAAAGAACGAAAGAAGCATGGGTTTCAATCACCAGAGTTTCACTTTAACTTCAATGATCTTCCCGGGAATGATTTTAATACCATTTTCCAGTCATTGGATATATTTCAACAAGATTTGAGAAAGCAAATAGGAGAAGAGTTTGGTCCATGCTTTTTCAGTGGAGTGTCTGGTTCATTTTATACTAGACTTTTTCCTTCCAATAGTTTGCACTTTGTTCACTCCAGTTACAGTCTCATGTGGCTATCTCAAGTAAGTTTTCTACATAtcactaattaattaattaatatatgtaACATAATCAGGGTACGTAGGTCGCCTACATCATACCCTAAAGAGGTACGGTCCATTCCTGGACTCTGGCGTGAACGATAATAAAACCTGAAAAGTTTTGAAGTTCGAGAAAGACTATCTTGAAACTATTTTGTTTGAGTTTATAGATTTCAGAAatgttttgtaattttttttttatatttttataattttgttggTTTTATCTATCAGGTTCCTGATGCAGTTGAGAATAACAAGGGAAACATTTACATGGCAAGTACAAGTCCCCCAAGTGTTATTAAAGCTTACTACAAACAATATGAAAaagatttttcaaattttctaAAGTATCGTTCAGAAGAATTGATGAAAGGTGGGAAGATGGTTTTAACATTTTTAGGAAGAGAAAGTGAGGATCCTACTAGCAAAGAATGCTGCTATATTTGGGAGCTTTTAGCCATGGCCCTCAATGAGTTGGTTGTAGAGGTAAACTTTTTGTCTCTCACAGAATAAACTAAACTTTGGTTAGTTAAGTGAAAATTTTCGTTAATTATCTCAACTTATGTAATATTTTATTAATACATCTTTTTCTTGGAATAGTCAATGTCCTGAATTTATTAAATTAACCTTCGACagtgaaaccaaaaataaatattgaTGGATGGACTTCTAAAGTAGGTGATCCTCACATAACTGATAACTGACCTATCGCCATAAAAATCGTAGTTCCTCCTgtccaaaatattattttgacatACTGAATttgtttcaaaatatttaatattaattttagaaaaataaGGAGACATTTTTCTTCCAAATATATCGTTGTATGTTGTTCATG
Protein-coding sequences here:
- the LOC104091016 gene encoding S-adenosyl-L-methionine:benzoic acid/salicylic acid carboxyl methyltransferase 2-like encodes the protein MKVVEVLHMNGGIGDISYAKNSLVQQKVILMTKPITEQAITDLYCSLFPQNLCIADLGCSSGANTFIVVSELIKIVEKERKKHGFQSPEFHFNFNDLPGNDFNTIFQSLDIFQQDLRKQIGEEFGPCFFSGVSGSFYTRLFPSNSLHFVHSSYSLMWLSQVPDAVENNKGNIYMASTSPPSVIKAYYKQYEKDFSNFLKYRSEELMKGGKMVLTFLGRESEDPTSKECCYIWELLAMALNELVVEGLIEEEKVDSFNIPQYTPSPADVKYVVEKEGSFTINQLEATRVHWNACNDKYKNVGYSVSRCMRAVAEPLLVSQFGEELMDLVFHKYEQIISECMSKAQTEFTNVIVSLTKTN